The genome window TCCGGAACCAATGTTACGGCCGGTACGCTGGACTTTGTGACCAACCGGATTGCCGTCGATGATCCTGAAAAATTCATCCGGTTGATTATCGAGTAAAACTGCATTCGTATAGAGGTTTGCGGGTCGAGATTGCGTGTCGGCCCGAAACTTTTCCAAACCTTGGGAAATGACATTATCCAACATTCTGCGTCGTGAAATACCGTGCAGAAACGCAGTGCGGATCCTGACGCAACGGTTGATTTTTCGGCATACACAACCGGCCGGGCCGGGTTTTTCAGAATACTGGCTGAGTAACGGTGGGGTTAAGTTGTGAATGGTCCGGAAGCAGGGCTGGTTTGGCGTGGTACAATTTGAATCCTGCCTGCAGAAGCCCCGTTGAGCTTCAGTCATTTTTAATTCGGGAACAGATGGCATCTAGTTTTTCTTCCAGCTGATCCACTCCCAGCGGTTTGGCAAGAAGCTCATTCATTCCGGCCAGAATGATTTTCTTGCGTTCGTCTTCCATAACTCCGGCGGTTAAGGCAATGACCCATGGTTTGGTCTCATTCTCAGTATATTTCCGGATGGCCTGGGTGGCTTCCAGACCGCTCATTTGCGGCATTTGCACATCCATTAATATCACGTCGTAGTCAGCATCTAAAACAGCGGCGACAGCTTCCTGTCCGTTTTCAACAAAGACCGTATTTTCGTATCCGAGTCGTTGAAGCATCATTTTTATAACCCGCTGATTAATGGGATTATCCTCTGCCACCAGGATGTGAAGCGGATTGGTTTTCTTTGGGCGAATGTGCGTGCCGGTTAGAAGTGATTCTTCTTCTGTATCTGATCGTTTGTCGAGCAGCAGCAGCATTTGGCGGTGCAGCTTGTCTACCCGTATAGGTTTGGCCATGCGGGCCTGAATGGATGGATGAGCCGGTATGTTTTCATACGAGCTGCTGAGGATAATAATCGGCACTGGCGGGTAATCCGGCAGGTCGTAGATCGCTTTTGCCAGTGTTGTGCCATTCATGATCGGCATCTGATAGTCGAGCAGGATGATGTCGTATGGCGCGACCTGCTTGAGATGGGACAGCACCTGTTCGGGATAAGCGAAGGTTTGAGGCTGTGCACCCCATTGCTCAATCTGGGCGCGGAGGATGCTCCGGTTGGTTTCGTTGTCATCGACAATTAAGATGCGCTTTCCATGAAGGTTCTGCGCGTGGATTCGGGCCCTTGGTTTCTGATCGGCCTGAGCGATGGGTAGTTCGATGGTAAAGTGAAATGTGCTGCCCTGCTGTTCGGCGCTTTCTATCCATATTTTGCCGCCCATTAATTCGGTCAGTCGACGGCTGATGGCCAGTCCCAGCCCGGTTCCGCCATATTTGCGCGTGCTGGATGCATCTGCCTGGGTGAATGACCGAAACAGTTTTTTCTGGGCGTCCTTTGAAATTCCGATGCCGGTGTCGCGCACGGAGAACTGCAGTTGACAGAGATTTTTGTTTTCATTAATCGTCAGTGTGTGCACATGAAGATCAACTTCACCTTTTTCGGTAAACTTAATAGCGTTGCCAATTAGGTTTACAATAATCTGGCGCAGTCGGGTGGGATCTCCTGTCAGTCTTTGCGGTACATCCGGGTCCACACAGTACAGCAGTTCAAGATTTTTTCTGGCGGCAGGCTGCACAAATAAATCGAATGCATTTTCAATGCACTCTCGCAGAGAGAAGGAGACGGCTTCGAGTTCAATTTTTCCGGCCTCAATTTTTGAATAATCGAGGATGTCATTGATGATGGTCATCAGGTTTTCCCCGCTGACCTGAATGGTGTGCACCAACTCTTCCTGCTGGTCTGAGAGCCCGGTTCCCAGCAGCAGACTGGATGCTCCGATGACGCCGTTCATCGGCGTTCGGATTTCGTGGCTCATCATGGCCAGGAATGAGCTTTTGGCTTTATTAGCCTCTTCCGCTTCCTGCTGAGCAATAATCAGTTGCCGTTCATTGTTGACCTGTTTGGTTATGTCGCGGCTGATACCGACCAATCCGATAATGGTTCCGTCGTGGTCTTTCAGAGGACTTTTGATGGATTCCATGTAGATGACTTTCCCGTCCGGGTCCATGTGCCGTTCCCGAACCCGGGTCGTTTCCCCGGTTTTGATCTGGTAGAGCTCGTTCTCATACAGCTGCTGACCGAGCGGGGCCGGATGAAGTTCCAGATCCGTTTTCCCGATCAGCTCCTCAATCGATTTCGCTCCACGGGCTTTGATCCATGCCTGGTTGCCGCCCAGGACTCGGGCCTGAGCATCTTTGTAGTACACATGATCCGGCAGACTTTCAAAAATGGCCTGAATCAGAGCCGCATTCTTTTCGGCTTCTGTCTTTGCGTCCAGAATGGCTTTTTCATCATGTACCTGCCTGGTGATGTCCCGGGAAATTCCGGCCAGTCCGATGACTTCACCCGATGGATCACGCAGGGGATATTTTACAGATTCCAGGAAAAGGGTTTCTCCATTCTCGCCAACATGTTTTTCGCGTTCGCGAAGCAGCTTTCCTCGACTCATCAGGGCCTGTTCCTCTTCGTAGAGGTTGCGGCCGATTTCGCTCGGGTACAAATCAAGGTCGGTTTTCCCGATCATTTCGCGGGCGGAGCGGGCATGGTGCTTGCAGCAGGCGGGATTGACGTCAAGAATCCGGGACTGCCGGTCCATGTAATAAATCTGATCCGGCAGGTTCTCAAAGATGAACTCGAGCATTGCCGCTTTTTGCTTGGCCGCCTCTTCGGCCTTGTGTTCCGCGGTAATATCTTCCATGTAGCCGTGCCAGAGGGTGCTTCCGTCTCGCAGACGTTCCGGGATGGCGTGCGTATGGAACCAATGCAGCCGGTCCTGAGGAGACCGGGTCTGAAAGGTGGCTTCGAATTCCTTCAGATGTTTTGCCGAGTGTTCGAGAGTCTCACGAATTGTCTGTCTGCAGTCGGGTTCAATCTTTTCCCAAGCGAAAGA of Tichowtungia aerotolerans contains these proteins:
- a CDS encoding PAS domain-containing protein; the protein is MTKTKFLRKKQLLKLVDRLPGTIYQYREWPDGRSCFPYSTRAIEAIFFTSPRVLSKDASFAWEKIEPDCRQTIRETLEHSAKHLKEFEATFQTRSPQDRLHWFHTHAIPERLRDGSTLWHGYMEDITAEHKAEEAAKQKAAMLEFIFENLPDQIYYMDRQSRILDVNPACCKHHARSAREMIGKTDLDLYPSEIGRNLYEEEQALMSRGKLLREREKHVGENGETLFLESVKYPLRDPSGEVIGLAGISRDITRQVHDEKAILDAKTEAEKNAALIQAIFESLPDHVYYKDAQARVLGGNQAWIKARGAKSIEELIGKTDLELHPAPLGQQLYENELYQIKTGETTRVRERHMDPDGKVIYMESIKSPLKDHDGTIIGLVGISRDITKQVNNERQLIIAQQEAEEANKAKSSFLAMMSHEIRTPMNGVIGASSLLLGTGLSDQQEELVHTIQVSGENLMTIINDILDYSKIEAGKIELEAVSFSLRECIENAFDLFVQPAARKNLELLYCVDPDVPQRLTGDPTRLRQIIVNLIGNAIKFTEKGEVDLHVHTLTINENKNLCQLQFSVRDTGIGISKDAQKKLFRSFTQADASSTRKYGGTGLGLAISRRLTELMGGKIWIESAEQQGSTFHFTIELPIAQADQKPRARIHAQNLHGKRILIVDDNETNRSILRAQIEQWGAQPQTFAYPEQVLSHLKQVAPYDIILLDYQMPIMNGTTLAKAIYDLPDYPPVPIIILSSSYENIPAHPSIQARMAKPIRVDKLHRQMLLLLDKRSDTEEESLLTGTHIRPKKTNPLHILVAEDNPINQRVIKMMLQRLGYENTVFVENGQEAVAAVLDADYDVILMDVQMPQMSGLEATQAIRKYTENETKPWVIALTAGVMEDERKKIILAGMNELLAKPLGVDQLEEKLDAICSRIKND